The DNA region GGCGAAAAAGTAGCGTATTTGTCGCTCGACATGAATGTGACACTCCCTGAAATTGCCGCTTTGGAATTTTTCTGGCCAAAATTATCTTCCGGAGCATTTATTGTACTCGACGATTACGGTTTTATGTTGCACGAGGAACAAAAAAAAGCCATGGATCAATTTGCAGCTAAAATGAAGGTCGAAATACTTCCACTGCCTACAGGACAAGCATTGATGATGAAACCATGAGCAGGAAGAAAAAACATATCGCCATAAACTTCGAAATGCAGGATAGAGCACAATATGCAGCAATGCTTTATCTTAAAAATTTTATTAAAGGGATTTTTTTATTACCTGAAGATATTCGACCCGAAATCACTATTGTATATGGAGGACTCATTACTGAAAATGATCTTGCAGATTTAAAAGGCAAGGGATTTCATTTTTTCCATGCACGCGATGTTTACCGAAATCCAGTAAAGCGATTTATTAATAAAATATCGAGGACTGTTATCAGAAAAAATTTATTGCCTTTTGTGGACCGCCACTTTCCTGCAAAACATATCGATATCATTTATCCTTGTCCAAGCAGACCAGAAGTTGAAAATATTCCTGGAAAAATATTCTGGAAGCCCGATTTTCAGGAAAAATATTTCCCCGAGTATTTTTCAGAAGAAACCAGAATGAACTTTGATCATAATTTCAGGAAAATTACCGATAACAAAAACCATTTACTCGTATTAAGTTCAGAAGACAGCCTGAACGACCTTCGGAAATTTTTTCCTGATCATCAATGCTCCACCTTTGTGCTTCCGTTTGTGGTATTCGATGAAAACTATTCAAATCCGCTTGGGAATGAAATGAGAAATCAAGTTTGGGAAAAATTTAAT from Flavobacteriales bacterium includes:
- a CDS encoding glycosyltransferase; the encoded protein is MSRKKKHIAINFEMQDRAQYAAMLYLKNFIKGIFLLPEDIRPEITIVYGGLITENDLADLKGKGFHFFHARDVYRNPVKRFINKISRTVIRKNLLPFVDRHFPAKHIDIIYPCPSRPEVENIPGKIFWKPDFQEKYFPEYFSEETRMNFDHNFRKITDNKNHLLVLSSEDSLNDLRKFFPDHQCSTFVLPFVVFDENYSNPLGNEMRNQVWEKFNIKSDFILVPNQFWPHKNHALVIEAMHRLNLKGECPFIVFTGHTSSERNKKIFSELSDKIKEYKLESKCCFTGFLSKEEQIVLYKSSSFVLQPSLFEGWNTSVEECKAMNKFILCSDIPLHIEQIQTNCAFFKSKDADDLASQLRKYFEQTPEIIAEDYRLNQQRFSERIAQLFQLP